The DNA segment ggctgagtctaagggtagtgaggaaaaagactcagtatcaggaagggaagaaagagtgccagaagctacagatgaaggggagacagagtgaaggttgtggcgagtaagagcgagggggtgagaggtagttttaggtaagataggtagagtgatggtgaaggataccaggtgatgatcagagacgtggagtggggtagcagtcacatctgtagctgaagaaggacgggtgaaaaccaggtccaggacattgcctcctttgtgtgtggggatgtagctgttgagtgtgagggagaaagagtcgagaagagtcaggagggaagaagaatgtagcttgtcagaggggaggttgaagtcaccaagcactgtcaggggggagctatcggaagggaaagcactaaacagtgagtccatttcttccaggaagtctcctaggggaccaggagggtggtagacaacaatgataacaaggttgataggagaggtaactgaaatggcatgaaattcaaaagaagagatggttaaattagagaagagtagaggtttaaagcaccatttctttgacaacaataaacctgtaccaccacccctgcctgtttctcgtggtgagtgagagaaagcataggcagaggataaagcagctggtgtagcagtgttctgtggggatatccaggtttctgttagagcaagaacatcacaggagtaatgggaagttaaagcagagataaaatcagctttctttaccgcagactgacaattccagagcccacctaccaccactgtgtgagacttacacaacagaggagggtagatgaggttattgggattgtgacctctgctttgtggatgagagcgtctgcgagagtaggccttgagtacagagatgggtttaaggcacatatctgtagtcaaacaagagtgagaattaaggtaatgttagagagagagagctactaacAAACCACTCAaaagaaccttcaatttaaataggtaagccctgcccccaattcacaccttaagggagactgaaactactcctgattaatcagctgagagaacaacaaaaaccaacactataaaatcaacaatgctatagaatataacacgattcaaatcatactactctagaacaaagtgagttaagcagatagtatacaaaagacaggaacctactttaccagaagacaatataatcaaatgtggagagttaaagcacactaaTGTGAAGGTTCAGTGACTGAACGATGCTCACTGTGATCATTTATTAGTGATTGTGCTTTAGTTTAGATTACTAGTGAAGGTCGTGTTAACGGTACACAGAGGactaaataacagaaataagtaaataacagattacacacacacacacacacacacacacacacacacacacacacacacacacacctcgtccATAAACTTTATCATCTGGAACTTTCTGGATCTCCGTCCGGACCATGTCTGTTGTTGGGATTGTTTTCTGCTGGAATCAATTTTCTAATCAGGACTTGGTGACGATGAAGGGTTTTTAATTGCATAGTTTatgtatagatttatttatcataaaatATTGACCGTGCTTGCTGCTTTATGTTAAATACGATATAACATCGAATCTGCCACACGGTGTGTTACTGTCTGGACCACAGGAGGGCGCCAGAGCTCATTTCACCTGCTGCTGTGTATGAACTCAGCTGAATGATCAGATAATGAACGGGATTAATTAGTAAATTCATTAAACCTGTAAATTAACGGAGTCTTACAacaatcaaataataataataataataataatgcgaAAAGAAAATATGGTTTAATAAAGatgtattgattttatttatatgaattaatacctaaacaaaaagttaaacaaaataatcagaCTCTGtgaaggggtgccaataattctgctACACCATTTCACTATGACACAAACACGctctaaacaaaataataaaagtgaattattattgtcggataaagcggtagaaaatgagtgatgaATTATTATTGGCTTCTTGTCAGCGGCTCGGTTCGGTCACGTGGTTCGGTGCGGCTTCACCTGCGCCCCCGGTACCGTCTACAGCGCAACAACCCTCGCATGCGCACTGAGGGCACGGGGAAAGATTCTACCCCTCACTCAGTTCACCGTGTCGCAGGTTGCGCTCGTGCGCGGTGCGGAGAACAGAccgaggagaaggagaagggtgatgatgatgatgatgatgatgaagacgaTGATGGCGGCGCGGTGTAGAGAATGAAGGATGGTGGCGGTGGTgtcgcaccacacacacatggccaGATCAACCAAACGGAGCTCCGGGGGAGAGTTGGAGACGCGGGTCTTGTCACTGGAGGAGGTTCTGCGCTCCTACGACCAGCCGCTGAATGAGGAACAGGCCTGGGCCGTGTGTTACCAGTGCTGCCGGGGGGCGGAGCGGCATCGGTACCGGTACCGCGCTAAGGGACCCGAATCCATCTTACTGCACTGGGACGGTACCGTCACTCTGCGCCCCGACACGCGCACCTGCACCGGTAAGGCACGCGCTCTACtgacatcctgtgtgtgtgtgtgtgcgtgtgtgtgtgcatgtgcgtgccggcgtgcgtgcttgtgtgtgtgtgtgtgtgtgtgtgtgggtgtgggtgtgtgtgtgtaagcagaaaACATGTTGATGATTCATCTTCAAAAGGTTTCTGATATTACAGATGAACTGTCTAACATCTCATCGGTGCTTCAGAACTCAGACTTATAACAgtgaacattgtctcaaagcagctttaaagaacataagaaatatagaacaaaatgtttatttacgtTTAAATACAGAACAAAACGTAGATTTATATTcgacatttatttacaattattcctttaatgatttatgagaaaccctgaggtgaaactccctgagatggtatgaggaagaaacctcatGAGTGTGAGTTATTATAAACAGTTATACACATTCAGTAGGAGTTCTATAACCAGTAGTTCTGATGATAAATGATACCAAATGTAAGATTATTAAACCtacatttttgtgtatttgactGAATTGAATGTAGCAGATTAATCTGACAATACAAGGAGAAGTAAACTCATGGAGAAGGTTCAATAATCTTACGTGTGTTTCGCGGTTCAGATGAGTGAAGTGTGATAATGACGTAAACCAGCACGGCTTCATTATAACACGATTCCCAGCAACACTCCAGGAAATAACACACAACTTcaatatttctgcttttttcttttttaataaaggaaTAAACCTGAAGAGGAGATTGTGAGTTTCTCTCGTGTCACGATTCATAAAAGTGACTCTGCGTGTCTGTAAATTCCTGCTGTGAACATTGTGTAAACTAATAGCCTACTTAACGACATGTTCATAAGGAGTGTCTAGTGTGTAAGAGGAGGCATCTAGATGTCGAGTGTTTCTTTTccttaactgtgtgtgtgtgtgtgtgtgtgtgtgtgtgtgtgtgtctgttatacGTATCGACCAGGTTTCTGGGAGATGGTAAAGTTTGTCTGGATTCAGTACGTCAGTGTGTTGCTCATCTTCCTCTGGATCTTCCAACGTGTCCAAACCTTCATCTTCCTCAACCGTGTGCTGCCTACTGTACCTATCTCAGTGCACAAACCTCACTTCTcctgacatgtgtgtgtgtgtgggggtgtgtgtgtgtgtgtgtgtgtgtgtaaaggagaATGATGTGTATAGTTTTCTATAAAATCGTCACTGTAGTtttacaagtgtgtgtatgatgattTTTTACCTCAGAGAATAAAACTCTTTGTTCAGAATTTTTTGTCAGGTGCTTTTGGTCTCTGAAACACTCAAGAATCAGATGCTGATGAGCATCGAGTCGTGAATTCTCACAACACACCTCCCtcttttgtgtgtattgttctgTGTTGCGTATGTTGTATTGTCCTCATCATGCAAATTCCTGCTCTTTGTGCTATTGTGTGTTTGTCCACAGCCACGTTTTCACGGTAATAACTAGTTTCTGTAACCAAACCCCGAGGCTGCAGAGAGAACGACGTTTCTCCTGACAAGAAATTagttctaatctaatctaatctaatctaatctaatgtactGCTGTTTTGATGTCAGAGATCAGGTTCCTGCACCATCATTTTCACATCATCAGAACATTTCAGACTTtgaacaccttttttttcttggatTCACCGTCAGTGAGTTTCTGTAACAGCAAGAAATCTGTTTATATCTgggcttgtttttgtttttttatgaaaggAGGCCATGTAACATTTATaggattgtgttgtgtttttgtcctgGGTTCTGAGTTTCATCTCTGGTTCTGGTTTGTCACAATTTGTCATAATCAATATGTTTTTGGGAGGAAAGTGAAGAACCTGAAGGAAGAGGaaagcatgagtgtgtgtatatatcctGTCCATGCAGCTgtacatcctgtgtgtgtgtgtgtgtgtgtgtgtgtgtgtgtttaggtttgtttttttttagttttgtgttgAATGTAGGCGTGTTGTGTTGAACTTTGGTGTTTCTAAAACAGAAGGTGTGGAAAATACTCTCCACGCTTGAGCGCACTGTGAGGAGTTTCCTGGGTTTGTGTATACAgtgaaaataaaaccttttttgttGTATTCTTTAACATAATCATGCTAATATCAATCATTTATCCCTGAAGTCTGCTTCTTAGTCCACATTATGTGTTtctaacaaatcaaacaaacacaaaataaaactgtttgaCAAACAGAGCAATGAGTAAATATCATCATGACAGACATGTTCAGACcggattaaaaacacaaacacttctgGGCAGGTTTCCACTTTTACAGGTCTCACGCTCATCCAGATCGACAGAGTGCGTGGTTCTCTTCGTCATCCTCTTCTACGTACTGACTGACGTGATATAAAACCTAGAGAGGACTCAAtaggaaacctcatcctcatctgggtcacaccagagagtgggatactactactactactactactactactactactactaccactactactactaccactactactactactactaccactactactactactactactactactactactactaataataataattataataataataataataatgccctTTTTATAGCTGTATTTAGTTCAACACAACTGAACTTACTAGTAAGAGCATCAGTGTAATTTCATGGTCTATAAGTGGTTCTATCCACAGCAGTCCCATATATACTCAGGATCCATGTGGTTCATCCTCAGCACTGTGAGAACCACCAAGTgacaagactccaaccagaagtaGAGCATCAGGATGTATAAGGCAGGTCTGGGGAGCAGGAGAGTCACCTGGAACACTATGAGCTCAGGAACAGCAAGATAGCTTGACAGGGAGAGAAATAATAGTAAATTATGTTAAGTGCAGACAGGAACTCCATCAAGATTggctatgacatcataactaaaaggctagaaccagaaggtgacacagactgagggcttcctgggatgtaaagaatctcaccactccacagtctgcagaCCTGAGCGACTTGTGAGGGTGGTAAGGAGACGACATCTAGACATCCCAGTGCACAAAACAATCTAtacccatgaaccctccagatttacctaagaaaagctattcataaaagctaaactaaacaaatgtgtttttagcctgacttaaacactgagactgttccctgttccctgttccctgTCTGTTTCCCTGCTTTTCTACTCGAGGTTCTACCAAATATCCTGAAATCGCTGTAGGCAAgaagacataaaaaaacacaagactgTTCATTGTTCATTCACTGTGGCATGGTGCCGTATGTCAGTAATATTTTAGAACCAGTATGAAATCTTACTGTGGGTTTAAGGTTAAGCATTAAGGTTAAATAGTGTGagaattatatttctatataaatataatatactgtatatactgtcaTGTggaaaaattaggacaccccataaaagcctttgtttttttaaatagttgaacatttattcattcactaccacttatctgaacttctcgggtcacggggagcctgtgtctatctcaggcgtcatcgggcatcgaggcaggatacaccctggacggagtgccaacccatcacagggcacacacacactctcattcactcacaccagGCCCGGCTCCAGATATGAGATGAAAGGTGGGCCAAGTGATATTCCAGGTGGGCCGGGCGTattggggggtgggtgggtgtcaTTTTCAGAGAACGCAACACCGAACACTCgacacagaaaacaaaagcatgcaTCGCGATCTACAGAATATTCAAACCACGGCCGTGACTGataccaagaaaaaaaaaaacagttcggGGGAATGATTTCAGAACCGGCTGGTAAGGATTCGCCCTGTTTAAATCATTCGGGACAGAATTGCTGCATTTATGAGTTGGGTGTATTTGTGCTTTTGACACCATCGGAACTCATCCATTTCTCCGACCGCATTgccacaaagaaaaaagaaatcgcaaataaatctacatgttgtattttataagGCTATATATGTGTGTCAATCAAGTTCATTAACAGttctaataaagttactgtgactgtcgtttattgctttataagcacATCCGTTTACCTCAAAGGTTgcgtgaatgtgaatgaatgagctaagtctgtctgtctgtctaggaggggggggggggaaatgGGGGTGGgcagaaattagaaaataacgTATCTCGAGCTGAATTGAATATCGCACAAATTTTGTGATTGACCTTTATGTGGTGTGGGGCCAGGGTGGGCCAAGCCTCTGATTGGGTGGGCCAGGTCCACGCTGGCCCCCCAGTGGAGCCGGGCctgactcacacactacggacaattttccagagatgccaatcaacctaccatgcatgtctttggaccgggggaggaaaccggagtacccggaggaaacccccgaggcacggggagaacatgcaaactccacacacacaaggtggaggtgggaatcgaaccccgaccctggaggtgtgaggtgaacgtgctaacctaatataactaataataactaatggtccaggaccatggagctacagaaaacaacacagagctacgatgaaatgtgtttttttgtgtcaaaatactcattttttaaatgtattttatttaataagtgaaaagtctttttttgtttacaaacaATTACATCACTTTTAACTACAggaacaaattaaaacaagattaaataaaaaatttaattattaaataaataacaaagaacttaatatttaatatagtgtcctaattttttcacatgactgtacactgtatatgtttatatataggtgtgatgtgttcatatcttctggttctaatTGGGTTTCTAGCTTCTACACCTGGAGCCGGTTCATTCTTCTACTGAAACCTCCAGACTGTAGGGTATTTATTATAATCCTACATAGAGGTAACAAAACCAGTTCTTCTGGTTCATTATGTTCTGATATAATATGCAACAACAATTCTGAAATTAAAGTATTAGATTGTCTACGTGAGCTTCAAATgacagaccggtatcaatactgctgatgatgtaatagaaagaccatccagagttactctgtaaccagaaagcttacttctgcctgtctgtgttcctggtacaagatcttctgtgtgtcagagttaaacaggaggaagtTATTTAGCATCCATTGTCTTGTGTCCTTCACACtatcttcagtcttattaaactggtgactcacatctgattTAGCTGAAACAcatagctgtgtgtcatcagtgtaacAGTGGAAGTTAATACCATGATTACAAATAATTGCACCCAGAAAAGCAATAGGGCCTAAACAGAGCCTTGAAGAACACCGAACATAATGTTAGAATGTTTATAGAAGTCTCCATTTAGATCTATGAACTGAAAACAATCAGTCAAATAAGAGTTTATAGAGTTTATAAGTTACCAGTTTATAGAGGGTGAAAGGGAACCAGTATTCTGAACTAGGTGGCACTGGATTGTCCGGTTATACGTCACGTGGAACAATAGATCAAACttttcagaagaagaagaacaacaacagttTAGTAGGAGCCGATACAGTATATTCTTTTATGACAGAAATCTAAAGCATCCAGATTGTCAGATAATCATACGTCAGCTTAAACACTCACGTAAGAGGGAGATTATAGAATCAACCGTTTCTGGAAAATCTTTCATGAATCATCTACCAAAAGTGAGCAAGTCTGTTtccttttagtattattattttagccaGAGTATAGACAATATATACAAcacccaaactttggaatagtcttcctgatagtgttcggggctcagacacacttttccagtttaaatgtagattacagacacatctctttagtcaggcgtacacataatacatcccataatattgtgctctaatacatctgaccaaatgcacattatcatctagtgcttgttaatattataaacagcaga comes from the Tachysurus fulvidraco isolate hzauxx_2018 chromosome 17, HZAU_PFXX_2.0, whole genome shotgun sequence genome and includes:
- the LOC113651922 gene encoding protein spire homolog 2-like, with the protein product MVAVVSHHTHMARSTKRSSGGELETRVLSLEEVLRSYDQPLNEEQAWAVCYQCCRGAERHRYRYRAKGPESILLHWDGTVTLRPDTRTCTGFWEMVKFVWIQYVSVLLIFLWIFQRVQTFIFLNRVLPTVPISVHKPHFS